The stretch of DNA CGGGTGGGCTGCAAAACAACGCGGGCAGAGGAGAGCATCAGAGGAGAGCGTCTCGGGGGGAGAGGGGGTTTCCACGGCCAGTCTGCCTCCCTGCGCTCACACCTCGCTTCAGTCCTGCCTTCCTTTCACCACGGTGTTGGTCCATTGCCACCACCGTCCTTGAGACCCACATTTCCAGCACAGAGGAAACCCAGAATAAAACTTCAGAGGTGCCTTAGGCTCTCGCACTCCTTTGGTACTTACTGGCTGCAATACGAACGGAGCGGGAGTTCGGGCAGCACAGTCCCACCCAGGCAGGGGGGATGCCCTGGGAGAGGGCTGAGGTCGGGCACAGCTCGCCCAGATGGCAGAAGGGGCTCAGCAGAGCACGGTGACAGGGGGACAGTGATGGCAAAGTGCCTCTGGCTACGCTGAGCACATCCATGACCTGGTTTTACCGAGACCTGCACTGTGCTGAGGATGAACAGCACTCTGGAGATTTCCCAGCAATAAATTCTGTGGGTTTTATGCTACAGAGTCTGACTTGAGCAAAATTCATAGATAATCAGTTGCTGAAGGGAAGGTAAAAGTTTATTATGCCACTACCAtagctaaaaaacaaacaaaaccacagatttTTGTCTGCGCACACAAACCCTGCTACAGGTCGGACGCAGCagtccctctcctccctcctgtAGTAACAGGGACAATAAGAGGTTGCCTTGCAAACTATTCCCTTGCGCTACCAcatctgccctgctgctgcagtcagacTGAGCGCCGTGTTCCTCACGCTAAGCCCAGCCGCAGGCACTGCCTTCGCCCATCAGGCGAGCGTGCAGACCGGGTCAGCGAAGGGACTGAGGGGGGTCCTCAGCACTGTCTGCAGACGGGGCACGTGCCCGGGGCTTTTGGGGTTCCAGCTGCGGAGGATGAGACAGCAAAACCCAAAAGCGCACAGAGCCGGGGGCCGGGCAGCTCTCGCCCCTCTGCGCCCTGTGCAGAGGGCTGCGGACACCGGGCTGCCGCGGGAAGGGGCTCGCGCTGCGCCCAGCTCGGGCACGGGGATGCTGCCGACAGCGCCATGTGGACACTGCAGCAGGCTCCCAAACCTGCGTCCTCTGCTTGCAACTGGGCTGTGGGCACAAAGCAACGGATCCTAGGGCAACAGGCGGACAAAATGAAGAGTACCAAGGGTTCATCTGAGCCCAGGGGAAACCAAAGGAACCTGAAAGCAGCGCAGCAGAGCCGCTTCACCAGCGCTTACGGAGCTGCTAACCGCAGGCTGGAAGGCTGGCAGCGAGGCTGGCTGCATAACCCAGGATCGGGGTTCACCTGATCGGCCCCTCACGTGCTGCACTGCTGAAGCACTCATCTCCATGGCACCTAACACCatgtaaattaatttcctgACTGTTTTACTCCTCAGTCTTGGCTTTTTGGTGCACTGCAGTCTCACAAGGCACACAGCTCACCCAGGCTGGCAAGGGATGGGCACTGAGACAGGCACGGCACGggcagcactgctcctgcctgctAAAGCAGCACTAGGAACAGGGCAAtcacctgccctgctgcagccgggTCTTCTGCAGACTCTTCGCTCATTTTGGCCAAGCCTGGCCCAGCTGCAGTTGATAAACGCCCCACGGACAGGCAGGCTCAGCCTTCCCTCCTGAGCACAGCCCCCGGGAGCAGACCCTGTGGTGCCAAGCCACTCGTGGGATCTCCAAGAAACGTGACGCTCAGAACAAGGAAGTTCTcgttcctgctgctctggggatTAAAAACACTTCACAGAGCGAGCTTTAAGCTTCTGCGGGCAGGGAGAAGCATCGCCCGGGGACACACCTGGTGCGGCTTAGTGGTGCAGAGCCCGCTGACAGCCTGGTGGCTGGGGCCCGGCAAGGTCCCGGGGATGCGCTTGCTGCCAGGAGGACCACAgggcagcgtgccctggcaCCCCTAGAGCCCCGAGCAGTTACTGCACAACCCCCACCAGTGGTTCCCACTGAAACCAGTGGCCCAGGACGAGACCTGCCTGCTGACCCCATCTGTTGCGGATGCGGCTGTGAGCCCGACCAGAACAGGGTGCGATGCTCGGGAGGGGccctgggtgctgtggggtgccCGCTGGTcagcatgggcagcagctctgatCTCAACAGGCATGCACGGATGGCTTCATCTACCTTCCTGCCCGGTGTGGGCGTAGGATCACAGGAGTGGGAGAAAGTCACGCAGGACATccgctccctgctcctccccagcacaggcagcacaaCATCACTGGAGGGGGGCAGTGGCACAGGATCAGCTGAGAGCTCTCCTGGACTTGCCTGGTAAAGGGCAAGCTCCCAGGTGGGACTGCAAGCTGGCCTGAAATCCACAGCAGCACACCAAAGCTGCTTACCTTGAGCTCACTTCTCTGCCTCGCTGTAAACGTGTCGCACAGGCCCGCAGCAAAACCCCTGCCCTGTCTCAGGCACGTGGGGTTTTACACTTTTAGACGCTTTAGAGGAAATTTTAACCTACAGGTTTTAACCTCGCAGGCTGCTCATATActgctgtcactttttttttttttttaaacccatgaGGCCCTACCTCAGGTGGGGCTCTGGTCCTACAGTGCCCAAATGCCCGTTAATTGGGCATTTTTTTCAAGGGACAGCCAGACACCTGGCAGCTGGGATCCCGGCTGCACTGGGACGCAGTGGatcagctgctgccctgctttgtgtttcttgtATACGTCAGTGAAAATGAAGCCCTCCCTGCAGAGTACCCtacacagaagagagaaaattgcTTATCGTTTACAAACCATAACTTGGCTATTGAAGAGCTCTTTGAGGTTTTATCTCCCTTGTTTGTTCTCATCCAATCATGTGCTGTGCTCCTTTGCAGGTCCTACTTGCTGGGGCAGACCTCGAAACGTGAGTGATTCTCTGTGCTGGAATCAGTGCAGTCCCAGAAGCTAGCTCTTACCTCTCTCCTCCCGCTGATAAACTCAAGATGCTGCAAAGTCTCCCGCATGAGCTAGCAACAGTCAGTGAGAAGCAAGTAACGACATTAACGGGGACACCAAGCAGCGTGCTCTGCCAGCCAGGCTTGGCATTAGTTCGCTGCCTTTAAGCTCCGCTCTGTTAGATGAGCTCTGGCTAAGAGCACCAAGTTTCTCAATACACGGTTTGCACCAGAAGGCTGTCCCCAGTGACTCTAGAGGAGCACAGTCTTGTGAGCTCCTTCAGGTTCTGCACAAAGGACAACAGCGAACGCACTTTGGGGTCAACACTCAACGAGTTCATAGTTTAGAAAACCAGGGGTGCTCAACGCCCCCGGACCGCAGCTGCTGGTTCTCACCTTGGGCCGCCGGGCGGTGGTCTGGAGGGCaacaggagaaggcagaggaggagaaacatTCACACAGGGAAAGACAGGAGCAGAGAGACAGAccgcagcagcacagcagcagatgcagcagaGAACaggtaaaggaaacaaaagacatCACTGCAATTAGTGTGCGTGGCATCAGGTGTTGGTGCTCATTAACCCAcgctcccagcacagctccaggtgAAACCCTGCAAGCAGAGCCCCCAAGGAGACAGAGCCCggcagcagcccagcctcccGCTCAGGTTTTCTGGCCCAGACCGCCCGGAATTCGCCGTGCCCCAGCCCAACTTCTCCCCCTGTAACATCGGTGCGGGACCACAGGGCTGGCTACAGCCCAAAACCCACGGATCCACgcaggagccagccccaggACTCCAGCAGGCGCCCTGGGGGCAGAGGCTCCGTTTTCTTCCGAAAAGAGCTTCGGCTTTGCAGGCAAAACCTGGGCTGCCCGGGGTCAGCCTGGAAACGCGGCCACgttcctgcagcactgctcaggGCTCGCCAGCGTTCTGCTGCCAAAAAGGGGGTTTCGCTCAACACACCGTCTTTCCTAGAGAGGTCACAAAACTGTGAGATTGACTTTTTTATTAcaagaaatatagaaaaaaaaatttcctccctcccaccctttGTTTCTGAAGGCCCTAGAGCATCGCCAAACCAGCTGCCCACAGAGATGCCAGAGCCCCCGGGCTCCGCTGCTCTTTAGTTGTAAGATTTGTAGGCGTAACATCTCGTGAAGCTTCTTCTCAAACACTACATATTTTCGTCTCATTTCTGGAAACGAATACACCTGTAAGCTTCAAGGCAGGACCCCCTGCCCCCAACACACACGCTGTCTGGGACACAACACGGCAGCAGAACAGCCGTCACCTGCGCAGCGATCTCACGCCACGCGGCTCGGCACGCCCTGCAGGGCAGTCACACGTCGGCACGGACTGTCCCGTTAACAAACGCTGCGCCGTGACCGCTGCAGCAGCGGCCGGCAGCGCTCTTCCACCAGCCCGCAGTGGGGAGAGCTGGACAGCCCCGCAGGCGGCGGGACGCTGAAGCCACCAAAACCGGGCAcctgcaccctgcagcagctccgaCGCCTGGACAGCAGCACTGGAGAGCGTTTGAAGCTTTCCGCGTGCTGCTTCACCTCTTATCCCTCCTGTATCTCTCACCGTTACCTAACCCAGCGCGAGAAGTAACCAAGAGCAGACGGCAGCAAGAAGCGCAGCCAGGCGCCAGGACCCGAGGCTGCAGACACGAACAAGGCGCTCGGCCCCTTCGCAAACGCTCGGgcgctgcagcccagccccgcaccGCGGCTCCTCCCGGccctccctccagcagcacgGCCGCGCTGACCAGTGCTCCGCTGATGTTCAGGAGCAATGCTCAGCCTTCCACAGAGGGCCTGGAAAAGCCAGCCAGGAGATCTTGCagctacttttctttttgtatataGACTAGAACTGGACAGATTGCCGCTTCAAAATAGCTAATCAACAATTGGATTGCTCAGGCTAAACCCTACTCCGCTCGATTCCAGTTTTCTAAAAGGCTGCACTCAACAGCAGGCCCACGTCAGCACAGAGGGGAAGATGCACATCTCCCAGATCTGCCAATTTGCAAAGCTATCTGGGAAAACgtaacaaaaacagcaaaagcttaAGACTCTCTGATAAACACCACGCTGACTTCAGAGCAGTAGCCCAAGCTTTTCCAGAGTAGGACTTCTGTGGAAAGCCCTGCTAACTGAAGGTTACGTGGCGTGACACTAGAAATCCACACGGAGATCTGAAAGCCCCCCCAGgaccctgcagcaccagcaggaacGCCACACAAGTGACCGCTGATCCCGCTCGCATCGCTCAGCCCTCGCCTGGCGGCTCCAGGTCCACGGGGGCGGGCAGAAGCAGAGCACCTTCCCCACTGCAAAGCGAATATTGAAGAACGGCAGAGACCTCCTGGTGACGGCCTTTAAAAGCCCGCCACGTTAAACGACAGAGAGCAATCCTGGTCTCAtgcctcctctcccagcacGGCCTAGCGTAACACGGAAGGTTGTTTCGGCTCCAGACCACGCAATGCCATGCCGCTATCAAGAGCCGAAGCGTCAGATCTGCGATGCACCGGGCGAACGCCCCTTGCTGAGGGGAGGTCAGAGGAGAGGTCTGCTGCTCGGGAGGGCGGCCAGGCTCCCGCTGCAGCGCCTGTCCCCGCCACCTGCCTGTCCGCAGCACGCCCCGCTCCTCCGAACCAGCGCTGCGAAGGCAGAAGTGCTCCCTGCCTGGAGGGGTCCGAAGGCGCTGGGGAGCCCCTGGGGCTGAGTGCGAAGGCCACTTGGAATAAAGGCAAGACCCTCGCGCCTCctcagggagcagctggggttAGCTTTCAGGCAGCAATTCACCATCTGTGGTCTCCAAAGCACTTGTAAGCAGCTTGCAGAGCGATGCCCGGGCTGGGATGCTGGCTCCTCCTTCCCAGCCATTACGATCAGTTAGGTTCCAGCTCTCACTGCCCGCTCCCCACGCGGCAAAGAGCATCCAAGAGCAAGGGAGGCAGCACGACGCCCCCGACAGAGCACTTCCCACCGCGGGACCATCGAGGAAGCCCTGCTCGGGAGCGGGTCTCAGGCCCTCGAGCTTCTGCCAGGCTCCAGAACTGGCTCCCCACACCGTCGCTTAATGCGGATACTTTGTGACCTCCCGGATGCCAGGATGCTCTGCACCGACCCATCGTggctattaatattttatttggtgGTTCTGAACTCTGCTGCGTAATGTTGCTGCATAAACACTCGATGATGCTATTACACACCCTTcgctccctgggcagccccacaCTCAGGAGCAAGAGCAGCACCCGGGGCTCGAGGCAGACTCACTCGTATACAAACCCCGCATCCAGCCCGGCGAAACTCCCGGCTACCTCCAACTGCCCACGGCAGCAGCCGGCGTCACCCACGCGTGATGTGAGGCTGCGGATGGCAGGTCCCGGGGTGCCGCCCAGTCGGTTCCACTCGGAGCACGAGAGTCGCAGCCCAGAGCCAGCCAAGAGCACCGAGTGCCGGCACCATCCCGAGCGTGCCGCAGCTTTGCCCTCCGGACGAGCACGCCTGTGTTATCTCCTCGCACCGGGCAGGGCCGGTACCGCCTCGCCGAGGTCTTCTGCTGGACGCGGCTCACAGGGTTCAGGCGCAGCGGAGCAGAGCTCTCCCCGCACCACAGGCCCTGCCACAGAGATCTCCCGCGTTGTCCCTGGGAGGCTTCTGGCAGTGGGCGGCCGAGGTCAGcgtgcagctcctgctgcatggcAGCACCGCCCTTCCCAGCGATCGCCCGGCGATGGAGGAGCCGAGCCTCTTCCAGGGAGCGCTGGGCCAGAGCCCACCTGTTGGCGTCGCCCCCATCACCGCCCGTGCAGCGTGACACCGGCGAGCTCCATCCCGGCTGCTTTCCCAGGGGTCCCAACGCGcgcggtgctgctgggggcatTCTGCACGGGATTTCAGCACATTTAAACAAGCGGCAACGCCTCGCGCACGAACCTTCCTGCAGCATTCGCACGAGGCAAAGCAGCGAGAGGAAAACCGAGACCAAACCGAGCCGAGACCTTCCAAAGCCGgtggaggggccggggggccggcCGGGCCTCTGCTgagcggggctgagccctgccgCGGGGGCGCCCAGAGCCTCTGCGGGACCCCGCGCCGGGAAGCGGACGGAGCGGGAGCTTTACGGTAACCCGGCTCCGGGAGGGACCGGGCTCTGCTGGGGGCGCCGGGGGAGCGCCGGCCCCCGGCTGTACGGCGGTGAGACCGCAGCGCCCGGCCGGTGCGGCGCGGCCCTCCCGCTGCCGCCGCGCTCGCTCCGTGGCTGCCGGCGCTGCCGGGGGCCGGTCCCGCGGGCACGCAGCGGGGCCCGGAGCGAGCTcccggcgcggcggggccggtcGGGCCGCCACCGGCACGCGGCTGGCGGCAGCTGCCCGGCGGcactgggggaggggggggggggggggggtgaggccGTGAgcccggtgccgccgcctcgccccgcgcccccccgcccGCAGCGGGCCCCGGACCCGGACCCGACGCCGAGCGGTAccgggggagggcggggggaggCACGACAGCGGCTGTACCTTCCGTGCGGCCGGGGCCTGCCTCATCATTGCGGAACGGGCAGGCGGAgcggggagaagggggagaagagcggacaggagaggaaaggagaggagaggagagaggagacgAGAGAGGGAGCGGGGACGGAGCGCGGCTGCCCGGAGCTGCCGGCGGCGCCCGCCCGGCGGTGCCTGCAAATGGCCGCGCcgcgcgccccgccccgcccccgccccctGACGTCATCGCCGCCGCCACCGGGCCCCGCCCCCGACCGGGAGCTGCGGGCGgggccccccgcgcccccccccccccgcgcccccccccccccgccggtCCCGGGCACCGCCAGGGCGGGGGCGCCCCCGCTGCTCCGGGCTCCTCCCGGCGACTGgcccagcccgcagcccccagcccctcccggccctgccccgTGCAGCCCCCGGCGGCTGTTTCCCGTGCCGCCACCGCCAGCAGCCCGCACCGGGgcccccccggttccccccccccccccgcacagCCTTTGCGCCCCGTGTGCCGACCCGAGCTGTGACCGGGACAACGGCCGGGCCGCGGTGCCCTGCGCGCCCCCGGGTCGGGCCGGGTCAGGGCGCTGAGCGCGGCCCCGCGCACGGACACCGGGCCCTCAGGAggcccccggagccccccagCGCCGCGGGCACCCCGCACCGGGCCGTTACCGCCCCGCAGGCCGAGGAGGGGACGCTGGGGGCTACGGGCGGCCCCGAGGCGCCCGAGGCCTTGACCGGGGCAGGGCAGCGGAGCGCTGCGGGCGGGCATGGAGAGGTGCCGCCGCCTTAACCGGCCCTTCGGGACCCCCTCGGTTCGCGGAACCGAGCGCAGGCCTCAGCCCCGCTTCCTCCCGCAGGACCGGACCCCGGCTGCAGGCACCCGgcccctctgcccagcagccccgCGCTCGCCCCGTTCTGCTCAACGGGGCCCAAAGCCACGCCGTGCTTCACAGCGCCTCAGCTCTCACGCGAGAGGCCAGCACGCAGCAGCGTTTATCCGTGCGGGACCTCCTGCCCTGCCGGGCTCACCCGTGAAACCGCGTGCCCCTGGTTGACGACACGCTGAAAACTCTCACGGAGCTTTTGCTGAAAGCTTCTTCGATATTTATCGGTAAAGCAGCACATCCAAACTCTAGGGCAGCGCCTTCTAGCATCCACCCTTCTGGGGTCCTGCAGTGTCACAGCAAGtgggctgcagctgtgctgcaggaataCACATGGTGTAGACTGAAAGTCTACAAAAACGTCAGGCCCTTGTTGCACAAAAGGCAACCTTGCAGCTACCATCTATTAGCCCAAAATAGCTCGGGCACCGCTGCTCCGTGACGCTCCGCAGACCAACAAAGGAGGCTTGCAGCGGCACGGCACACGGCGCGGCCAGAAGCTGAATcatgccctgctctgcccctctcctcttccatcTGCCTCGGCCCAGTCCTCGGGGTACCTTAAAAGCACTCAGCGCGCCGCGTTCGGGTTATACGCTGCGATCAATAGTCTACAAGGGACGGTCTGGATTTCATTACACCAAGGCTGGAGACGAGCCGCGCACCAGCACCCTCCGATCCCCGCAGAGCCCCTGGGGCTGACGCGAGGGATGGCGCaggctgcccctgctgcagctcacctGCAGCAAGAAGGGGACAACTCCCCGCACGGGAACTGCTAACCCGAGGCCAGATTCCATCTCATTTTGTTCTTCTCCCTTACGGGGCAACGCTGTCCAAGGCCTCAAAGGAGAACGCAAGGTGCAAGGCTTCGGTTAACGACCGCAGCGCAGAAACCCAGCACCTCCGTgctgggggtgggcagcagctcccccggCGCTGGGGGTGCAGGTCTCGGCCTTTAGCTCCTCTAAAGCCTTCCACATCCTGggtgttggttggttggttggttgtttttttgctggttggtttggttttgtttctgaaaccaGAGAAATCCTCCCAGAGACTTAATTATCACTTAAGTGGCCAATTGAACAGCACGTGGCTTCAGTGCAGAACTCAGAACACGGATGCAGCTCGTGAGATTCTCCCGCAGGATGAAGGATTATGCCACTGGATTAAGTTACAGAGCAAGCGTGGATATCCCATAAAGATATCACATGAAGAGTGAGAAAGGTAATTAACGCAGGAAACAAGGCCTGTCATTTTGTCGTGATGCTCCAAACGCCTCCTCGTCCAGCAGCTATGATCACTGCTGTCTTCAACAGCGCATCCGCTCCCAACCTAGGACCTGGAAGTCAGACCCTCTGCAACTCCTGGTCCCAGGAGCCAAGCTGCCCACATTTCACAGCCCAGACCTTCTGTAACACTCGTGGTTGTTGTGTCCTTCtgccagagcagccctgggTCCTTGAGCTCGCTGCCGAGCACACCAGGACATCAGCCTGCACgctgggaggagctgggcagggtgAGGGTCCTTCCGTCTCAGCTGCTGCGGAGCTTCCTGAGGGAGCAGGCAGCTACCCTGGCAGCTCGGGGACAAGCACTTGCAAGCTGTGGTCCGTATGCGAGTTACTTCTCCTTCCCCATCGCTCCATCTCCCCCGAGCACAGGTGGGCTTTCACCAGCCCCTGGGCAGTTGAGCTGCAACTCCTCGGTAGGATAAGTAGCATCAACAATTCTGGGGCATCTGGCCAGTCTGGAAGCGCCCTCCTTGGCATTTCCCCCTCAGGCAGCGTCTCTCCTGCACCGGGCAGGATCACAGGCTCGGGGCTGGGCTCCGTCCTCGGCAGGTGGGGGTCTCCAAGCAGTGCTGAGGATGAGGCAGGTCGCTGGCCTCCcgtcccctcctgctgcagaagccGGCAGTCCGACAGCCGCCCAGCTCGCCCACCGCGCTGCGGCTCTCCTGCCcagccactgctctgccagccGTCAGGCTGTCCTGGGAGAACCAACGCCACACGCAGACGAGCTTCCCCTCCACCAGGAGCAGGGACAAACGACCCTCCTACAGCTTTAGCTGCACAGCAAAAATGTGCAAGTTTTGCAAAACGCGCTAGGGTGCAAGAAGTACGCAACAACTGCATTCCACAAGCACTGCAGAAGGGACTTCGTAGAAAGGAGCCCTGGCCGCTATGTGTGGCTGCCTCAACCGCTGAGAATTCCtaaagtagggaaaaaaatcttaagacaGCCACAGAAGATAAACACTGAGGGAAGACTGgcccctgcagcacagagccaccCCAGCTATGAAGTGCTGACCTCTAGTACCTCCTGTGCATGACGGGCCAAGAAAACGATAGTCCTCAAGAAAACGCCTCCAATCCCATGGCTATTTGTTAAAGCAAGTGAGACAGCGTTCCCATGAGCCGAGAGATGGCTGAACACTCGGCCCAAGGAAGAGCCCAAAGGAAGCGCAAGCTCCCAAGAGCTGATGCACTGGGACAAAACAGCGGATTTCACGTTAACCGAGAGAAGCAGCTTCAGGAGCCCAGGCCACCGCCGTGAAGGAGGATGAGACCACAGCACTTCGCACCCGGTCTCCGCAGGCacaggcacaggcagcagccaccTGCACACCTTCAGCAAGAGCCAAGAAGTCTCTGCCCGCACCTAATGACAGGCGACCAAAGGCACCCGGCAGGGTCGAGGGGAGCGCAGTTGTGCCCGAGGGGCCGAAGCCCCCCCAGGTGCCGAGGGAGAGGGgccgggagctgcagcccgGTGGGATCTGCCCGTCTGCACGGGCAGGCAGGACACAGCTCCTGTCCACAAAGCTCTCTACGGGCAGACTTACATTTATCCGGACAGTTAACGTACCACGTTAGCCCAGTTTCCGCAGTAATATCTTTCACATGAGCCTGGATTAAAATTACGTCTTTTCAAGCAATTAATGATTTTCTGCTGTTCACAGGACAACGGCTGCCTGCGGCGAGTGCCCGCAAAGGGAACGGCTGCTGCAGGACTGGCCGGGCATCCCCGCAGGGTTGAGGTCGCTCCGTGCTTTCCACGCACACACATCCTGCTCCCGAGGGGCTGCGCGGGCTCTCCCGCCCGccgcctgcctgcagcagcccgAGCACCCCGCGCCTGCAGACACAGCCTGAGGTCAGAGCCCAGCCGGGCCTGTCCCTCCAACACTGTGCTCAGCAGTGAGGCTTTGGCCGCAGCCCGCACCAGAAAAACGAACGCCTGTGCCGGGAAGCAGTgacctggcagcagctgctagATCTGTAAGGACACGGCCTTATGAAGGACGGTCACCCCTTCAGCTCGTGCCTCAGCACCCACTTTTAGTGCTGGTCCAGCTGCAGGCCACTCTCAGTCCCAGCGGTGCCTTTCCATCTCCTGGGCCAAGCCGTTTTTCCTATAATGGATTACTGAGCATCCAAGGCAGTGACAGACTCACGGATTTGTGGCACTGAAGTGCAGTGCATTGGTCTCAAGCCCTCTGCTCTTGCGCTGGCCGCAGTCACCCTCCTGGCTTGCACTTGGGTTTTCGCTCCCAGCTCCGTTCCCAGTTTGCAGCTGCCAGACCCGCTGCTGGGGACCGTGCCTGCGCCTGGCAAACTGTTGTGCAGGATGAGGGCTGCTGCGACTGCCTTGTGCGAGGACCTGCTCATCACCAGGTCTGATTCTGCTCCCCAGAGACTATTTGAGGACCTGCGTCAGCCTCCTGACCACGTCCACACTCTGCCAAGCTTCCCGATAACGAAGAACCTGGAGGCCAAGTTACATCCCCAACCCGCCAGTACAAGGCTGGCGCGCCTGCCCTGTCGCCAGCCACCTCCCTCCTCTTCAGTTTTGATGATGACTTCAGGGCCAACCAAAAACGAGCTTACTCTGGGTCAGCACAGTCAGCCCATTAGTCCACAAAGGGCTGAACTGATTTTCTCTAAAGGTCCCTTCCGgcccaaaccattccatgagCTGCCAAATCAGACAGTTCAGTGTCTACAGAAACCATTCCCGGGGTAGGACACACCCAGTACCCAAGCCTCAGGGCCTTCAGGTCCCCTGTATCTGGCTACGACCCTCACGTGGAGCTCCTGCGGAGGGTAACAGGTAGCAAACAACGCGGACACCTTGCAGAGCCAGGGCcaggctcccagcagcagcccctctgcccagcagcGCTCCCACcgggtgcaggcagcagctcgAGGCTTTCCAAACGGCAGTTCTCAAAGCACTAATAGCACATGTTCATGAAGAACTACAGAGTTTCACTAACTTGAGCGTGTCACAGTAAAATTTGCTTTGGATCAGGAGTTGATTTTATACAGAGATGGCTTTTAAGTTACGGGGAGGCACGAAGCAGCTGCTCGGGGGCAGCCCCTCGCCGGGTGCCCCAGGGGGACCAGACAGAGGCTCGCCTCCATTTCGCGGTCTCAACCAACTGTTTCTCTTCAGGCACAAGGCCCGCACACACATTAAGTGTTCTCAGACAAAAGCATCCTTCATTCATGGCGGTAAGCCCCTTGGTGAACAAAGTGCCATATATATTGCGAACGGAGTCACATGAAAGCTTACACAGATTTAACGTTCAGTTAAGAGAATTAAGGATATTACAGTAAgtgggggaaggcaggagctgctctaATGAATCAACCCCTCTCCTAATGCATATCCAGACTATACACATTTCTTCTCCATCCAGCACGGAGCTGGCAACACCTTCCTCCGCTGCCCTCgtaagcaggaggaggagataAGAAAACGCGACTTCACGACTGAAAAGAACGACGCTAGATGCCTCAGAGCTGCCCTTTAGAAACCATTCAGCAATACCCAAGAGAAGTTATTTATACGAGAGCCGTGCAGATTAACAGGGAGCTCCTAGCACCACCACAGATTACAAGATTGCTGAATCTTATCTCGGTTCTGGAGCCAGCCCAGCTCGTGCTAACTTCAGCTCCTTTCCGTGGTACGACCAGCTTGTGGCGCCAGACGCTGCTCAGCTCTGTGCGCTGGCCCTTCCTTTGCTAACAGCAAAATAACCGACCCTGCAACCCCACAGGCCTCGCCACACGTCCCCGTGAACGACCCCGGAGGCGCTGCCGCTGCCATCAGCCCGCTGGGCGGGAGCGGTGCTGGCAGTGCAGGCACCGGCGCCAGCTCCACCGAGACCCTTTTGTAGGACACGTTTCCAGCAGCTCAGATGTGAGGCACGC from Cygnus olor isolate bCygOlo1 chromosome 4, bCygOlo1.pri.v2, whole genome shotgun sequence encodes:
- the LOC121070080 gene encoding uncharacterized protein LOC121070080; its protein translation is MLQTPPRPAAMITAVFNSASAPNLGPGSQTLCNSWSQEPSCPHFTAQTFCNTRGCCVLLPEQPWVLELAAEHTRTSACTLGGAGQGEGPSVSAAAELPEGAGSYPGSSGTSTCKLWSVCELLLLPHRSISPEHRWAFTSPWAVELQLLGRISSINNSGASGQSGSALLGISPSGSVSPAPGRITGSGLGSVLGRWGSPSSAEDEAGRWPPVPSCCRSRQSDSRPARPPRCGSPAQPLLCQPSGCPGRTNATRRRASPPPGAGTNDPPTALAAQQKCASFAKRARVQEVRNNCIPQALQKGLRRKEPWPLCVAASTAENS